In Clostridium sp. JN-1, one genomic interval encodes:
- the secD gene encoding protein translocase subunit SecD: MKNKAKSSILFALCIVVLGFLVYTGKYGFTFAGYRLKPFSEVITKGLDLQGGVSVLEEVQSKNVDQTTMDRTIELLSMRVNKLGVNETVVTREGKNRIRIEIPGKYDSKEVVDSIAKTGDLKFVGPDNQVILTGSDVKDANAYIGQDDQQPKVGLELNESGTKKFADATQKFMGQKIAIYMDDQMLTNPQVSAHITDGKAEIAGSSSIDEAKRQANIIKSGALPVKVKPVEVKTVGASLGANALPLSILAGKIGIGIVMIFMILYYRVPGVIADIALTLYIYIVLLAYANIHVTLTLAGIAGLLLTIGMAVDANVLIFERMKEELKGGRSIKSSIDAGFHRAMSSVLDSNITTIIAGVILYGLGSGSVKGFALTLIVGTVLSMFTAITVTRTLIKLAANIGFFNHKETIGTFGVHDFRKGVK; this comes from the coding sequence ATGAAAAACAAAGCAAAAAGTAGTATATTGTTTGCTTTATGTATAGTTGTATTAGGATTTTTAGTTTATACAGGAAAATATGGATTTACATTTGCTGGCTACAGACTTAAGCCATTTAGTGAAGTTATAACTAAGGGTCTTGATCTTCAAGGTGGAGTTTCTGTACTTGAAGAAGTTCAATCTAAAAATGTTGATCAAACTACTATGGATAGAACTATAGAGCTTTTATCTATGAGGGTAAACAAACTAGGCGTAAATGAAACAGTAGTTACTAGAGAAGGAAAAAACAGGATAAGGATAGAAATTCCAGGTAAGTATGATTCTAAAGAAGTAGTGGATAGCATAGCTAAAACAGGAGATCTTAAATTTGTTGGACCTGATAATCAAGTTATACTTACTGGCAGCGATGTAAAAGATGCTAATGCATACATAGGGCAAGATGATCAACAGCCTAAAGTAGGTCTTGAATTAAACGAAAGTGGAACTAAAAAATTTGCAGATGCTACTCAAAAATTCATGGGTCAAAAAATAGCAATATATATGGACGATCAAATGCTTACAAATCCACAAGTTAGTGCGCATATAACTGATGGTAAGGCAGAAATTGCCGGAAGCAGCAGTATTGATGAAGCAAAAAGACAAGCTAACATAATTAAATCAGGTGCTCTGCCAGTTAAAGTTAAACCAGTTGAAGTAAAAACTGTAGGAGCCTCACTTGGTGCCAATGCACTTCCACTGAGTATATTAGCGGGTAAAATTGGTATAGGTATAGTTATGATATTTATGATCTTATACTATAGGGTTCCGGGTGTGATTGCAGATATTGCACTTACTTTATATATATATATAGTACTTTTAGCTTATGCAAATATACATGTTACTTTAACACTTGCAGGTATAGCAGGACTGCTTTTAACAATAGGTATGGCAGTAGATGCTAACGTACTTATATTTGAAAGGATGAAGGAAGAACTTAAAGGTGGAAGGTCTATAAAGTCATCAATTGACGCAGGATTCCACAGGGCAATGTCATCAGTACTTGATTCCAATATTACGACAATAATTGCAGGTGTAATACTATATGGACTTGGTTCAGGATCTGTAAAGGGATTTGCACTTACACTTATAGTTGGTACTGTACTCAGCATGTTTACAGCAATAACAGTTACAAGAACTTTAATAAAGTTAGCAGCAAATATTGGATTCTTCAATCATAAAGAGACTATAGGTACTTTTGGTGTTCATGATTTCAGAAAGGGGGTAAAGTAA
- the scfB gene encoding thioether cross-link-forming SCIFF peptide maturase, which produces MANIHKFIQSGEFYVIDVNSGAVHAVDELVYDILDDEGLLSISEVIKKLDGKYSKEMIEEAYSEIKSLVDDGMLYSEDLYGDIAVNETKTPSYIKALCLNIAHDCNLRCKYCFADEGDYKGCRKLMTPEIGKKAIDFVIEKSGPRKNIEVDLFGGEPLMAFDTVKQVIEYAKKQEKIHNKNIRFTMTTNATLLNDEIMDYLDKNTGNIVLSIDGRKEVNDRVRVRVDGSGSFDAILPKIKKMVSIRDKSKQYYARGTFTRLNLDFFEDIKFLADSGFDEISIEPVVLPNDNPLSLKEENLPVIFEQYDKLYEEMIKRHKEGRDFKFYHFNIDLQGGPCVYKRISGCGAGHEYVAVTPEGDIYPCHQFVGNQDFKLGSLLDDNIKLKNDIVSEFKSANIYSKPECKKCWARFYCSGGCQANNYNFNGDMHVPYSLGCKMQKKRIECAIALKSKFMED; this is translated from the coding sequence TTGGCAAATATTCATAAGTTTATTCAGAGTGGTGAGTTTTACGTAATAGATGTTAACTCTGGAGCCGTTCATGCAGTAGATGAATTAGTATATGACATTTTGGACGATGAAGGATTATTAAGTATATCAGAAGTTATAAAGAAGTTAGATGGTAAATATTCAAAAGAAATGATAGAAGAAGCATATTCAGAAATCAAATCATTAGTAGATGATGGAATGCTTTATTCAGAGGATTTATATGGAGATATAGCCGTAAATGAGACTAAGACACCTAGTTATATAAAAGCTTTATGTCTTAATATAGCTCATGATTGTAATTTAAGGTGTAAATACTGCTTTGCTGATGAAGGAGATTATAAAGGCTGCAGAAAACTCATGACACCTGAAATTGGTAAAAAAGCAATAGATTTTGTAATAGAAAAATCAGGCCCAAGGAAAAACATAGAAGTTGATTTATTTGGTGGAGAACCACTTATGGCATTTGATACTGTTAAGCAAGTTATTGAATATGCTAAAAAACAGGAAAAAATACATAATAAAAATATAAGATTTACAATGACTACAAATGCTACTTTGTTAAATGACGAAATAATGGATTACTTAGATAAGAATACGGGAAATATAGTGCTTAGTATAGATGGAAGAAAAGAAGTTAATGATAGAGTTAGAGTAAGAGTAGATGGAAGTGGATCTTTTGATGCCATACTGCCTAAGATAAAGAAAATGGTGTCTATAAGGGATAAATCAAAGCAATATTATGCTAGGGGAACTTTTACAAGACTTAATTTGGACTTTTTTGAAGATATAAAGTTTTTAGCAGATAGCGGTTTTGATGAAATATCTATAGAACCTGTTGTATTACCTAATGATAATCCACTTTCACTTAAGGAAGAAAATCTTCCTGTGATATTTGAGCAGTATGATAAATTATATGAAGAAATGATTAAACGTCATAAAGAGGGAAGAGATTTCAAGTTCTATCATTTTAATATAGACTTACAGGGAGGTCCTTGTGTTTATAAGAGAATATCCGGCTGCGGTGCTGGACATGAATATGTTGCTGTAACACCTGAAGGTGATATTTACCCATGTCATCAATTCGTTGGAAATCAGGATTTTAAGCTTGGAAGTTTATTAGATGATAATATTAAACTCAAAAATGATATAGTTTCTGAATTTAAATCTGCCAATATATACAGTAAACCTGAATGTAAAAAATGTTGGGCAAGGTTTTATTGCAGCGGAGGTTGTCAAGCAAACAATTATAATTTTAATGGGGACATGCACGTGCCTTACTCGTTAGGATGTAAAATGCAAAAAAAGAGGATAGAGTGTGCTATAGCTTTAAAGTCAAAATTTATGGAGGACTAA
- the scfA gene encoding six-cysteine ranthipeptide SCIFF — MKHIKTINKTNIKDSLNKPGCKECANSCQSACKTSCTVANLACEN, encoded by the coding sequence ATGAAACATATAAAAACTATAAATAAAACAAATATAAAGGATAGTTTAAATAAGCCGGGATGCAAGGAATGTGCTAATTCTTGTCAATCAGCATGTAAAACTTCTTGTACAGTTGCTAATTTAGCTTGTGAAAATTAA
- a CDS encoding TIGR04086 family membrane protein gives MEKNNSTSYVPAAEGVLRGFIMTVILLLIFAVIMTFTEVSDKVSSMFYLVTTLLSIMYGSIYAVKKIKKRGWLIGIMVAVLYLLVLYIVSIISGNSAVLGIDRIKRFGLALLVGILSGMIGVNI, from the coding sequence GTGGAGAAGAATAATAGTACAAGTTATGTTCCAGCTGCTGAAGGTGTCCTAAGAGGATTTATAATGACTGTCATACTGCTGTTGATATTTGCAGTTATAATGACGTTTACTGAAGTTAGTGACAAAGTAAGTTCTATGTTTTATTTAGTTACTACTCTTTTAAGTATAATGTATGGTTCCATATATGCTGTAAAAAAGATAAAAAAAAGAGGATGGCTTATAGGTATTATGGTAGCTGTATTATACTTGTTAGTACTTTACATAGTTTCTATAATTTCTGGAAATTCTGCGGTATTGGGTATTGATAGGATTAAAAGGTTTGGACTAGCACTATTAGTTGGGATTCTTTCAGGAATGATTGGAGTAAATATATAA
- the yajC gene encoding preprotein translocase subunit YajC, which yields MKTLVQFSPIIFMLILCYLLILVPENKRKKKYNKMLNSLRVNDQIITKGGIIGKITNIQERDVILQTGPDKLKIRLDKTGILNLMSSFESNESKQDKKENKKLEKKQD from the coding sequence ATGAAGACTTTAGTACAATTTTCTCCTATTATATTTATGTTAATTTTGTGTTATTTACTTATACTTGTACCAGAAAACAAGAGAAAAAAGAAATATAATAAAATGCTAAATAGCTTAAGAGTAAATGATCAAATTATTACCAAAGGCGGTATAATAGGAAAAATAACAAACATTCAGGAAAGAGATGTTATTTTACAGACTGGACCTGATAAGTTAAAAATAAGATTAGATAAAACTGGAATATTAAATTTAATGTCAAGTTTTGAGTCAAATGAATCTAAACAAGATAAGAAAGAAAATAAAAAACTTGAAAAAAAACAAGATTAA
- the tgt gene encoding tRNA guanosine(34) transglycosylase Tgt, translating into MYKLLKKCGKTRRGEFTTPHGVIQTPVFMNVGTLAAIKGAVSSVDLKEIGCQVELSNTYHLHLRPGDEVIKKLGGLHKFMNWDRPILTDSGGFQVFSLAKIRKIKEEGVYFNSHIDGRKIFMGPEESMGIQSNLGSTIAMAFDECISNPSPRDYVEKSVERTTRWLERCKIELDRLNSLPNTINKKQMLFGINQGGTYDDIRIKHAKTISKMDLDGYAIGGLAVGETHEEMYRIIDAVVPNLPQDKPIYLMGVGMPSNILEAVDRGVDFFDCVLPARNGRHAHVFTKYGKINLLNAKYELDSKPIDEGCMCPTCRNYSRAYIRHLFKAKEMLAMRLCVLHNLYFYNNMMQEIRDAIDGGYFKEYKEQKLSEWNGRA; encoded by the coding sequence ATGTATAAACTGCTTAAAAAATGCGGTAAAACAAGAAGAGGAGAATTTACTACTCCACATGGAGTAATTCAGACACCTGTATTTATGAATGTAGGTACTCTTGCGGCTATAAAAGGTGCTGTTTCAAGTGTTGACCTCAAAGAAATAGGATGTCAGGTTGAACTATCAAATACATATCATCTTCATTTGAGACCAGGAGATGAAGTTATAAAAAAGCTTGGAGGACTCCATAAATTTATGAATTGGGATAGACCTATATTGACTGATTCGGGTGGATTTCAAGTTTTCTCGCTAGCTAAGATAAGAAAGATAAAAGAAGAAGGAGTTTACTTTAACTCTCATATAGATGGTAGAAAAATTTTTATGGGACCTGAAGAAAGTATGGGAATACAGAGTAACTTAGGTTCAACTATAGCAATGGCTTTTGATGAATGTATATCAAATCCTTCGCCTAGGGATTATGTTGAAAAGTCAGTTGAGAGAACTACAAGGTGGCTTGAAAGGTGTAAAATTGAACTTGATAGACTAAATAGTCTTCCTAACACTATAAATAAAAAACAGATGCTATTTGGTATAAATCAAGGTGGAACTTATGATGATATAAGAATAAAACATGCAAAAACAATATCTAAAATGGATTTGGATGGTTATGCTATTGGCGGATTGGCTGTTGGAGAAACACATGAAGAAATGTATAGGATAATAGATGCTGTAGTACCTAATTTGCCGCAAGATAAACCAATATATTTAATGGGAGTTGGCATGCCAAGTAACATATTAGAAGCAGTCGATAGAGGAGTAGATTTTTTTGATTGTGTACTTCCTGCCAGAAATGGAAGACATGCTCATGTGTTTACTAAGTATGGTAAAATAAACTTATTGAATGCAAAGTATGAACTGGATTCAAAACCAATAGATGAAGGGTGTATGTGTCCAACTTGTAGAAACTATTCAAGAGCATATATAAGACACTTATTTAAAGCAAAGGAAATGCTTGCAATGAGACTTTGTGTGCTTCATAATTTATATTTTTATAATAATATGATGCAGGAAATTAGAGATGCCATTGATGGCGGCTATTTTAAAGAGTATAAAGAACAAAAACTCAGTGAATGGAATGGAAGAGCATAA
- the queA gene encoding tRNA preQ1(34) S-adenosylmethionine ribosyltransferase-isomerase QueA → MKLKDFDFYLPQELIAQHPMEKRDEARLMVLDKKTGNIEHKIFKDIIDYLHEGDCLVLNDTRVIPARLIGSKEDTGGKMEFLLLKRIDKDTWETLVKPGKRAQIGSRFTFGNGELKAEVIDIEDEGIRKVKFEYEGIFEEVLDRLGQMPLPPYIKEKLEDKEMYQTVYSKELGSAAAPTAGLHFTEELLDEIRNRGVNVVFLTLHVGLGTFRPVKEENIEEHNMHSEYYCMSKETADIINKTKESGKSVVAVGTTSCRTLETIGDENGRVREQSGWTDIFIYPGYKYKIVDKLITNFHLPESTLIMLVSALCGRENILNAYNTAVKEKYRFFSFGDAMFIK, encoded by the coding sequence ATGAAATTAAAAGATTTCGATTTTTATTTACCACAGGAATTAATTGCACAGCATCCTATGGAAAAAAGAGACGAAGCTAGGCTTATGGTTTTGGATAAAAAGACTGGCAATATTGAACATAAAATATTTAAAGATATAATTGATTACTTGCATGAAGGTGATTGTTTAGTTTTAAATGATACAAGGGTAATTCCAGCAAGACTCATAGGATCTAAGGAAGATACTGGAGGAAAGATGGAATTCTTACTTTTAAAGAGAATTGATAAAGATACATGGGAAACACTTGTTAAACCAGGTAAAAGGGCTCAAATTGGCAGCAGGTTTACATTTGGAAATGGTGAGCTAAAAGCAGAAGTAATAGATATAGAAGATGAAGGAATAAGAAAAGTTAAATTTGAATATGAAGGGATATTTGAAGAAGTATTAGATAGACTTGGACAAATGCCGCTTCCACCTTATATAAAGGAAAAATTAGAAGATAAGGAAATGTATCAAACTGTTTATTCCAAAGAACTAGGATCAGCAGCAGCACCAACTGCGGGACTGCATTTTACAGAAGAATTACTTGATGAGATAAGAAACAGAGGTGTAAATGTAGTTTTCTTAACTTTACATGTTGGGCTTGGAACTTTTAGACCTGTAAAAGAAGAAAATATTGAAGAACACAATATGCACTCAGAGTACTATTGCATGAGTAAAGAAACAGCTGATATAATAAACAAGACCAAGGAAAGTGGTAAAAGTGTAGTTGCAGTTGGAACTACTTCGTGCAGAACACTTGAAACCATAGGTGATGAAAATGGAAGAGTAAGAGAACAATCTGGATGGACAGATATTTTTATATATCCTGGATACAAATATAAAATTGTTGATAAGCTTATAACAAATTTTCACCTTCCTGAGTCAACTTTAATAATGCTTGTAAGTGCATTATGTGGAAGAGAAAATATATTGAATGCTTATAATACGGCAGTAAAAGAGAAGTATAGATTTTTTAGTTTCGGAGATGCAATGTTTATAAAATAA
- the ruvB gene encoding Holliday junction branch migration DNA helicase RuvB, producing the protein MEDRIVTPVNIRGDSENEYSLRPKRLNEYIGQQKVKEELRIFIKAAKKRKEALDHVLLYGPPGLGKTTLANIIAAEMGGNLKVTSGPAIERAGDLAAILTSLNDYDVLFIDEIHRLNRNVEEILYPAMEDYSLDIVIGKGAAAKSIRLDLAKFTLIGATTRVGLLTSPLRDRFGVLCTMEFYREEELQEIIMRSAKILKVEIDGDAALEIGKRSRGTPRIANRLLKRVRDYSDVEGNGIINLKTARDALKLLGVDGEGFDNIDNKILLAVIDNFNGGPVGIETLSYFIGEELDTIQDVYEPYLLQKGFIIRTPRGRMATKLAYKHLNRSIEKSKNSSKEQCSIFDNKETTK; encoded by the coding sequence GTGGAAGATAGAATAGTGACACCTGTAAATATACGTGGGGACAGTGAAAATGAGTATAGTTTAAGACCTAAAAGACTAAACGAATACATCGGACAGCAAAAAGTAAAAGAAGAACTTAGAATTTTTATAAAGGCAGCCAAAAAGAGAAAAGAAGCTTTAGATCATGTACTCTTATATGGGCCTCCGGGACTTGGAAAAACTACACTAGCCAATATAATAGCAGCAGAAATGGGAGGAAACTTAAAAGTTACTTCTGGTCCAGCCATAGAGAGGGCAGGAGATTTGGCGGCTATTTTGACTAGCTTAAATGATTATGATGTACTTTTTATAGATGAAATTCACAGATTAAATAGAAATGTAGAAGAAATATTGTACCCAGCTATGGAAGACTATTCATTGGATATAGTAATAGGAAAGGGTGCAGCAGCAAAGTCAATTAGACTTGATTTAGCTAAATTTACCCTTATAGGGGCTACTACAAGGGTTGGACTTTTAACATCTCCACTTAGAGATAGGTTTGGAGTTCTTTGTACTATGGAGTTTTATAGAGAAGAAGAATTGCAGGAGATAATAATGAGATCTGCTAAGATATTAAAAGTAGAGATAGATGGAGATGCTGCACTTGAAATTGGAAAGAGATCCAGAGGAACTCCGAGAATTGCAAATAGATTATTAAAGAGAGTAAGAGATTATTCAGATGTTGAAGGCAATGGTATAATAAATTTAAAAACAGCAAGAGATGCACTAAAACTTCTTGGAGTCGATGGAGAAGGGTTTGACAATATAGATAATAAGATACTATTAGCTGTAATAGATAATTTTAATGGAGGTCCTGTTGGTATAGAAACTCTTTCATATTTTATAGGTGAGGAATTAGATACTATACAGGATGTATATGAGCCTTATCTTCTTCAAAAAGGATTTATAATTAGAACTCCAAGAGGCAGAATGGCTACAAAATTAGCATATAAACATTTAAATAGAAGTATTGAAAAATCTAAAAATAGTAGTAAGGAACAATGTTCCATTTTTGATAATAAAGAAACTACTAAGTAA
- the ruvA gene encoding Holliday junction branch migration protein RuvA translates to MYEYIKGIYVGMNKDYVIVENSGIGYKIYTPGSTLAKLPKINEEITLYLQQIVREDFIGLYGFLSKEELNMFNLLLAVNGIGAKAALSLLSISSVNNLKYAILIGDEKAIVRAPGIGKKTAQRIILELKDKIKQDDDMLLNQDLGNDEGEQKVSEALEALITLGYSEKEALKALNEVDKHNSVEDMIKSSLKFLIG, encoded by the coding sequence ATGTATGAGTACATAAAAGGAATTTATGTTGGAATGAATAAGGACTATGTAATAGTTGAAAATAGTGGAATTGGATACAAAATATATACTCCTGGAAGTACACTTGCAAAACTCCCAAAGATAAATGAAGAGATAACATTGTATTTACAACAAATTGTTAGAGAAGATTTCATTGGATTATACGGCTTTTTATCAAAGGAAGAATTAAATATGTTTAATTTACTTCTTGCTGTAAATGGAATAGGTGCTAAGGCAGCATTATCCCTCCTTTCAATAAGCAGTGTAAATAATTTAAAATATGCAATATTAATTGGAGATGAAAAGGCAATTGTAAGGGCTCCAGGAATAGGAAAAAAGACAGCACAGAGAATCATATTGGAGTTAAAAGATAAAATAAAACAAGATGATGATATGCTTTTAAATCAAGATTTAGGGAATGATGAAGGAGAGCAAAAAGTTTCAGAAGCTTTAGAAGCTTTAATTACATTAGGCTACTCCGAAAAGGAAGCATTAAAAGCGCTGAATGAAGTGGATAAACATAATTCGGTTGAAGACATGATAAAAAGTTCATTGAAGTTTCTAATTGGTTAG
- a CDS encoding pyridoxamine 5'-phosphate oxidase family protein: MRRKDREITGNEKINEIISNCHCCRLGFYDGGEVYIVPLNFGYAAKDSNRTFYFHGAKEGRKIDLISKTHSAGFELDTNYKLNEGETACQYSARFQSIIGTGRVAFVEDPAEKKAALQAIMIHNTGKDRWDFSDAMLNLICVFKLEVEEISCKEHL, from the coding sequence ATGAGAAGAAAAGACAGAGAAATAACGGGTAACGAAAAAATTAATGAAATCATTTCTAACTGTCATTGTTGTCGATTAGGTTTTTATGATGGTGGAGAAGTATATATTGTCCCATTGAACTTTGGGTATGCTGCAAAAGATAGCAACAGAACCTTCTATTTTCATGGAGCTAAGGAGGGGCGGAAAATTGATTTAATTTCCAAAACACACTCTGCTGGATTTGAATTAGATACGAATTATAAGCTCAATGAAGGCGAAACCGCTTGTCAATATTCTGCACGTTTTCAGAGTATAATCGGGACAGGACGTGTTGCATTCGTTGAAGACCCAGCAGAAAAGAAAGCAGCTTTACAAGCCATTATGATTCATAATACGGGAAAGGATAGGTGGGATTTTTCGGATGCAATGCTCAACTTAATCTGTGTTTTCAAGCTTGAGGTGGAGGAAATCTCCTGTAAAGAACACTTATAA
- a CDS encoding DUF4829 domain-containing protein, which translates to MKFKLIFTCITLSVLLTIVGCTEKTQNTNSTKDSTTSKQVVNNKSNSKDSLDAQKVVENYFKYMNEKNVDAVQKTLINNDERLSECINSIDYMKLISIEEDTDPELKEPYLYDVKGKAKEAKEAKAANIKVFNVFYDAKYKEEGGAQKSGKDQKWFWVVRKDKNSPWVIQGMGQP; encoded by the coding sequence GTGAAATTTAAACTTATATTTACATGTATAACTTTAAGTGTATTACTTACTATTGTTGGTTGTACTGAAAAAACTCAAAATACAAATAGCACTAAAGATTCAACAACTTCTAAGCAAGTAGTTAACAATAAAAGTAATAGTAAAGACTCATTAGATGCTCAAAAAGTAGTTGAAAATTATTTTAAATATATGAACGAAAAAAATGTAGATGCTGTACAAAAAACATTAATTAACAATGATGAACGTTTATCTGAATGTATTAACAGTATAGATTATATGAAACTTATTAGTATAGAAGAAGACACTGATCCAGAGCTTAAAGAACCATATCTATATGATGTTAAGGGAAAAGCTAAAGAAGCTAAAGAAGCTAAAGCAGCAAATATCAAAGTGTTTAATGTTTTTTATGATGCAAAGTATAAAGAAGAAGGAGGAGCCCAAAAAAGTGGAAAAGATCAAAAATGGTTTTGGGTTGTTAGGAAAGATAAGAACTCCCCTTGGGTTATACAGGGTATGGGACAGCCTTAA
- a CDS encoding amidase domain-containing protein, producing the protein MRKYLVKTLLLVCALIFFSMNSVKASSISSSETNIKNTIYSYFDNELQSVKDFKIHDSKNLICNDDLEEYSKTKNNYYSEWYKGINYKLNSYDIKITYTNFNINNNIANVTVENNLTMIFDEDSNIKQQQVLKYKFILKNINGQWKIHDVIDLNDDYNNSTTQELGLTANYDNKINYKELTKQFSNVQADLNAKKNQDKVDKEQSQNSIKGLSSYKTSGSGAGAAAYAEEWAHRRNPNFPDYSKKHGDCTNFVSQCLNYGGIPQTSYWWATKYGSSDYWSGVIPFYNWLINGGVGYESNRYICKSGDVLQFYNSYYQTWHHSALVVKKIGNKVYFTAHSDDVNDQNLDNVYPGKYSNCRVIGIRY; encoded by the coding sequence ATGCGTAAATACTTAGTAAAAACATTATTATTAGTATGTGCTTTAATTTTTTTCAGTATGAATAGTGTTAAGGCTAGTAGTATTTCAAGTTCTGAAACAAACATAAAAAATACTATTTATTCTTACTTTGACAATGAATTGCAATCAGTAAAAGATTTTAAAATTCATGATTCGAAAAATTTAATATGTAATGACGATTTAGAGGAATATAGTAAAACAAAAAATAACTATTATTCAGAATGGTATAAAGGAATTAACTATAAACTTAATAGTTATGATATTAAAATTACATATACTAATTTTAATATTAATAATAATATTGCAAATGTAACTGTGGAAAATAATTTAACAATGATTTTTGATGAAGATTCTAATATAAAACAACAACAAGTATTAAAGTATAAATTTATTCTAAAAAATATAAATGGTCAATGGAAGATACACGATGTTATAGATTTAAATGATGATTATAATAATTCTACTACTCAGGAATTAGGGTTAACTGCCAATTATGATAATAAGATTAATTATAAAGAGTTAACTAAACAGTTTTCAAATGTACAAGCAGATTTAAATGCAAAAAAGAATCAAGATAAAGTAGATAAAGAACAATCTCAAAATAGTATAAAAGGTTTATCTTCGTATAAAACATCAGGAAGTGGAGCTGGAGCTGCTGCGTATGCTGAGGAATGGGCTCATAGAAGAAATCCTAATTTCCCAGATTATTCAAAGAAGCATGGAGATTGTACAAACTTTGTTTCACAATGTTTGAATTATGGAGGTATTCCTCAGACAAGTTATTGGTGGGCTACTAAGTATGGTAGCAGTGACTATTGGAGTGGGGTTATTCCTTTTTATAATTGGTTAATTAATGGTGGAGTAGGCTATGAAAGTAATAGGTATATATGTAAATCTGGGGATGTACTTCAATTTTATAATTCATACTATCAAACTTGGCATCACAGTGCATTAGTTGTTAAAAAAATTGGTAATAAAGTTTATTTTACAGCACATTCTGATGATGTAAATGATCAAAATCTAGATAATGTATATCCTGGTAAGTATTCAAATTGTAGAGTAATTGGAATCCGTTACTAA